Proteins from one Shewanella pealeana ATCC 700345 genomic window:
- a CDS encoding GGDEF domain-containing protein, whose translation MDPVLKSHQYKAQLKRETFIIIKRGTIWATYISCVLAFVVLISRYNFIGDNVEFIELHSKFAPLMTVIISGLAWLKYRTLFLVTMSQTYFYLVLLIMSWCYVLISFALKVGHSMPGLGSLSHVLVFVFSLALFPNRNVMILGILPFLVFSVVYHSFHYPSALIYSIPKILCFLGILISGQKIISGWFFKAVTRSIENKKLLQQFKRLALIDGLTNISNRRHFDDVLTQEIKASLRTLQPLSIIMVDVDFFKPLNDSLGHQVGDKHLTKIAAVLNSALERPRDLVARYGGEEFVIALPDTDLSGAIRVAEKIKLAISDAELHHPSSKVSGYVTVSQGVAQWQEGMVPAQLLEMTDKLLYQAKSSGRDRYCSEHQAL comes from the coding sequence ATGGATCCAGTTCTGAAGTCACATCAATACAAAGCGCAATTGAAGCGTGAAACCTTCATCATTATCAAGCGTGGCACTATCTGGGCGACATATATTAGTTGCGTTCTAGCATTTGTAGTATTAATCAGTAGATATAACTTTATTGGCGATAACGTCGAATTTATCGAGCTGCACTCCAAGTTTGCGCCACTTATGACCGTTATCATAAGTGGTCTTGCGTGGTTAAAGTATCGAACTTTGTTTTTGGTCACGATGAGTCAAACTTATTTCTACCTCGTGTTGCTCATTATGTCATGGTGTTATGTGCTTATAAGCTTCGCTTTGAAAGTAGGGCATAGCATGCCGGGTTTAGGCTCTCTATCGCACGTGTTGGTTTTTGTATTTTCGCTAGCACTCTTTCCGAATCGAAATGTGATGATATTAGGGATCTTACCATTCCTAGTCTTTAGCGTTGTTTATCATTCTTTTCATTATCCCAGTGCATTGATTTATTCCATCCCTAAAATTTTATGTTTCTTAGGCATTCTTATATCAGGCCAGAAAATTATCTCAGGCTGGTTCTTTAAGGCGGTCACACGCAGCATCGAAAACAAGAAGCTGTTACAGCAGTTTAAACGTTTGGCTTTAATTGATGGCTTGACCAATATTAGTAATCGTCGTCACTTTGATGATGTATTAACTCAAGAGATAAAAGCATCACTTCGAACTCTGCAACCGTTATCTATCATCATGGTTGATGTGGATTTCTTTAAACCGCTTAACGATAGCCTTGGTCATCAAGTAGGTGATAAGCATTTAACAAAAATTGCAGCAGTATTGAATAGTGCACTAGAGCGACCAAGGGATCTGGTGGCTCGTTACGGCGGAGAAGAGTTTGTTATCGCGCTGCCTGATACCGATTTAAGCGGTGCTATTCGAGTCGCCGAAAAGATTAAACTGGCAATATCGGATGCTGAACTGCACCACCCAAGCTCGAAAGTTTCAGGCTATGTTACCGTCTCTCAAGGCGTGGCGCAGTGGCAAGAGGGAATGGTTCCTGCTCAGCTGCTAGAGATGACTGATAAGCTGTTATATCAAGCCAAGTCTAGCGGCAGAGATCGTTATTGCTCTGAGCATCAAGCTCTTTAA